The genomic region AAACAGAGTTCCCTGTTTCGGTTGATAACAAGAAGATTATTATTGTTGACGATGTCCTGTTTACAGGAAGGACTATAAGGGCTGCAATGAATGTAATCATGGACTTTGGAAGGCCTAAAAATATTCAACTAGCATGTTTAATTGACAGGGGGCATCGGGAACTGCCCATAAGACCTGACTATGTCGGCAAAAATGTGCCGACATCAATGCAAGAGGATGTCAAGGTGCATTTAAAAGAGATAGATGGCATTGATGAGGTTATTGTAGAGGAGTCCAAGATGGTATGAAACTTAAAAGGAAAGACATACTAGGGGTTGAGGAACTGGAAAGGGATGAGATAGAACTGATTCTAAAGACTGCTGAAACATTTAAAGAAGTCTCTGAAAGGGAAATCAAAAAAGTCCCGACACTCCGCGGCAGGACGATTATAAACCTGTTTTATGAACCATCAACAAGGACGCGGACATCATTTGAGATTGCGGCAAAAAGAATGAGCGCAGACGCTGTCAATATCTCTGCATC from Deltaproteobacteria bacterium harbors:
- the pyrR gene encoding bifunctional pyr operon transcriptional regulator/uracil phosphoribosyltransferase PyrR; this encodes TEFPVSVDNKKIIIVDDVLFTGRTIRAAMNVIMDFGRPKNIQLACLIDRGHRELPIRPDYVGKNVPTSMQEDVKVHLKEIDGIDEVIVEESKMV